GCCGCGTTACCGAGCTTCCGAACGATGTCGATGTGGTGAAGAAGTTCATCGACGACAACGTGGCTTAAAACCTGGCAAAGCCCAACGTCACCCCCATCCGCGCAGCGGCAATGTGGAATAGTGCCCTCTTTTTTAAGGGCAAACAGCATTATCTTGGACTATAGGGCTGTTATTACCCCCGTGATTACCTCACAATTGTTCACATGAGTTTCACTCGAGTTAATAGCCGTCCTATGCCCCACGCGCCCGCGTCTTCCCCGCAGGAAGGTTCCCAAAAGACCACAACGGTCTCGCGGGCGCTGGCCGACACACTGGCCCAACACTGCGACCACTGCTTCGGTCTCGTCGGCAATGCGAACTCCCACTTCACATCAGCCCTTACTGAATCGGGATTCGGCTACTCCTCCGTCCGACACGAATCGGCTGCTGTTGGGGCCGCCGATGCCTTCCACCGCGCAGGCGGAGGGCTTGCTATCGCGACCGCCACTTGTGGCGCAGGATTCACCAATGCGCTAACCACTCTGGCGGAGGCTCGCGTAGCCCGTATCCCGCTTATTTTTGTCGTCGGCACGCACCCGGAACGCCCCCGCCCCTTTGACCTCAATCAGGCGGCGCTCCTCGACGCCCTCGACGTCTGCCATCGCACTGTTACTCCCGAGTCCGCGCTTGACGACGCAAACTTTGCAGTCCAGCACGCGCTGAGCTCTCGGCAGCCTGTCGTGCTGCTGCTCCCCTATGACCTCCAAGAAGCACCGATAACGGCATCTGCGTCTGAAACACAGTCAGCTAACCAGGAGCATCTACACACCAGCAGACCAGAATGGTTAGAGTCAACTGTCACGTCGCTGGCAGAGGAACTGCAGGCTGCCCGCCGCCCTCTCATTATTGCTGGTAGAGGTGTGCTACTCTCCGATACCGCCGAGCTAGTCCGCCGCATCGGGGACAGTGTAGGGGCACTGTTTATGCACTCAGCGATGGCTCGTCATGTGCTTTCCAGCCCGTGGCAGATTGGTACCGTGGGCGGTTTTGCGCATGCGTGGCAGGTAGAACTAGCTCGACAGGCCGATGTGGTGCTGTTCCTGGGAGCAAGCTTTAACGCTTTCCAAAACCGTGGCGGCAACATGTTTGCACCGGACGCGAAGATTATCCAGGTTGTCGACGAGCCCCATCCCGCCGCTCAGCCGTCCGTGACACCGCTATTGGCTAAGTTGGAGGAACTTCTGCCCGTACTGGCAGAGCAGCTGGAGAAGCCCCGGGCGTCGTCAAGCACATGGCGTGCGGAGTTGAAGACACTGCCGACGACAGCGGAGGTCGAGTCGCTGACGTGCGCGGATGGCCGGTTGGATCCGCGGGCGTGCCTGCAGTATCTGAATCGTATCCTGCCCAATCAGCGCGCTGTGTGTACTGACGGTGGCCATTTCCTGGGGTGGGTACCGAAGTATCTCGATGTGCCTGGTCCGCAGCAGCAAGTGATTGTGGGCACGGCGATTCAGTCAATTGGTTTGGGGATGGGGTCGCTTGTCGGCCTCGCGGCAGC
The sequence above is drawn from the Corynebacterium jeikeium genome and encodes:
- a CDS encoding thiamine pyrophosphate-binding protein; its protein translation is MPHAPASSPQEGSQKTTTVSRALADTLAQHCDHCFGLVGNANSHFTSALTESGFGYSSVRHESAAVGAADAFHRAGGGLAIATATCGAGFTNALTTLAEARVARIPLIFVVGTHPERPRPFDLNQAALLDALDVCHRTVTPESALDDANFAVQHALSSRQPVVLLLPYDLQEAPITASASETQSANQEHLHTSRPEWLESTVTSLAEELQAARRPLIIAGRGVLLSDTAELVRRIGDSVGALFMHSAMARHVLSSPWQIGTVGGFAHAWQVELARQADVVLFLGASFNAFQNRGGNMFAPDAKIIQVVDEPHPAAQPSVTPLLAKLEELLPVLAEQLEKPRASSSTWRAELKTLPTTAEVESLTCADGRLDPRACLQYLNRILPNQRAVCTDGGHFLGWVPKYLDVPGPQQQVIVGTAIQSIGLGMGSLVGLAAARPEDYCVLVAGDGGGTMGIADLPAAIEQLRRGRGGCVVFINDAAYGAELHQFGDVGLDTSSMEIADYDFAAVGRAYGAHGFSVGTPEDFAQLDAYFHDVSNSDEASVAVIDFKVSRLVVADFVKEVLAKAQR